One genomic region from Desulfonatronovibrio magnus encodes:
- a CDS encoding type III pantothenate kinase — translation MSWTLLLDVGNTNIKLSLTDQGGLKSVLKLPTDIKETPDSIGLRILDYFRLENIEPHNIQAWVISSVVPIMDGTLARACHRFCGCPCYFVPGDISIPINNMYSRPMEVGSDRLVTAFAARNIYSQASIIVIDFGTATTFDCITKNNYLGGLICPGLNSSVRALSTQTAKLPQFCIEYAGKDIEIGKSTLQSLSQGTLFGFADLVEGLIKRLRPKLESELMVVGTGGIAEQLLPLCPSMQELQPQLLLLGLRQLCLANNIIKTHQVTI, via the coding sequence ATGTCATGGACCCTGCTTCTCGACGTTGGTAACACTAATATCAAACTCAGTCTTACCGACCAGGGCGGCCTGAAATCTGTGCTGAAGCTGCCCACAGACATAAAAGAAACTCCAGACTCTATCGGACTTAGAATCCTCGACTATTTTCGCTTAGAAAATATTGAACCACATAACATTCAGGCATGGGTAATTTCATCTGTGGTTCCCATCATGGACGGAACCCTGGCCCGAGCCTGTCACAGATTTTGCGGATGCCCCTGCTATTTTGTACCCGGCGATATTTCTATCCCCATCAACAACATGTACAGCAGACCCATGGAAGTTGGATCCGACAGGCTTGTAACCGCTTTTGCGGCAAGAAATATTTATTCCCAGGCAAGTATCATTGTAATTGATTTTGGAACAGCCACCACCTTTGACTGCATTACCAAAAACAACTATCTTGGCGGCCTCATTTGTCCCGGCCTGAACTCTTCCGTACGAGCCTTGAGCACCCAGACTGCCAAGCTGCCTCAGTTCTGTATTGAATACGCCGGCAAGGACATTGAAATTGGCAAGAGTACTCTGCAAAGCCTCAGTCAGGGTACCCTTTTCGGATTTGCCGACTTAGTGGAAGGCCTGATAAAACGACTCAGGCCCAAACTTGAGTCAGAACTGATGGTAGTAGGCACGGGAGGCATAGCTGAACAACTGCTGCCTCTTTGTCCTTCCATGCAGGAATTACAGCCACAATTACTGCTGCTCGGACTAAGACAGCTATGCCTTGCTAACAATATAATTAAAACCCACCAGGTAACCATTTAA
- the panD gene encoding aspartate 1-decarboxylase, which translates to MNIRTFLQAKIHRGTLTGANLDYEGSISVCPELLSASNILPFQQVDVYNLENGERFTTYIIKGEEGEIRLNGAAAHKGKKGHKVIIAAYVGLSQDSYASHMPVLVFVDKNNKVREITNG; encoded by the coding sequence ATGAACATTCGCACATTTTTACAAGCCAAAATTCACCGAGGAACTCTCACAGGAGCTAACCTGGACTATGAAGGCAGTATTTCAGTCTGCCCTGAGCTTCTTTCCGCCTCAAACATCCTGCCTTTTCAGCAGGTGGATGTATATAACCTTGAAAACGGTGAGCGTTTTACCACTTATATTATTAAAGGGGAGGAAGGCGAAATAAGGCTCAATGGTGCTGCAGCACATAAGGGTAAAAAGGGGCATAAGGTCATTATAGCCGCTTATGTCGGACTGTCTCAGGATAGCTATGCCTCTCACATGCCAGTACTGGTCTTTGTGGACAAGAACAATAAGGTTCGAGAAATAACAAATGGATGA
- the folD gene encoding bifunctional methylenetetrahydrofolate dehydrogenase/methenyltetrahydrofolate cyclohydrolase FolD, with amino-acid sequence MLVLDGKTTSAEIRARLKQQVHSHKSQAGRPPGLAVILVGDDPASAVYVRNKEKNCYEIGIKSFGHRLSSNVTQDELEALIHKLNADPEVDGILLQLPLPSGLNSQKCLELISPEKDVDGFHPENVGKLTLGLPGFRSCTPLGIMTMLDEYKLDVSAKDCVIVGRSNIVGKPLTLMLLGRSATVTVCHSRTQDLPRHVRKADFVFAAVGIPKFITADMVKPGAVVVDVGINRTEDGLTGDCDYEGIKTKARAMTPVPGGVGPMTIAALLSNTVLSWKIRMKIT; translated from the coding sequence ATGCTGGTACTGGATGGCAAAACAACCTCTGCCGAGATCAGAGCCAGGCTGAAGCAACAGGTGCATAGTCATAAAAGCCAGGCCGGGAGACCACCCGGCCTGGCCGTTATTCTGGTGGGAGATGACCCGGCCTCAGCAGTCTATGTACGCAACAAGGAAAAAAACTGTTATGAAATCGGCATCAAGTCTTTCGGACACAGGCTAAGCTCTAATGTAACTCAGGATGAACTTGAGGCTCTCATCCATAAACTCAATGCAGACCCAGAAGTTGATGGTATTCTTCTGCAGCTGCCTTTACCTTCCGGGCTGAATTCCCAGAAATGCCTTGAACTTATCAGTCCTGAAAAAGATGTGGATGGTTTTCATCCCGAAAACGTCGGCAAGCTCACCCTTGGGCTGCCAGGCTTTCGTTCATGTACTCCATTGGGTATCATGACCATGCTGGACGAATACAAGTTGGACGTGAGCGCCAAAGACTGCGTTATCGTTGGTCGCAGCAACATTGTGGGCAAACCTCTAACTTTAATGCTGCTTGGACGCAGTGCAACAGTCACTGTCTGCCACTCAAGAACTCAGGATCTCCCGAGACATGTGCGCAAGGCAGATTTTGTTTTTGCGGCTGTAGGAATTCCCAAATTCATAACAGCGGATATGGTGAAGCCTGGGGCAGTTGTGGTAGATGTTGGCATTAACCGCACTGAGGATGGACTGACCGGCGACTGTGACTATGAAGGCATCAAAACCAAAGCCAGGGCCATGACACCTGTTCCCGGCGGGGTTGGTCCCATGACCATTGCCGCCCTTCTCAGTAACACTGTGTTGTCCTGGAAAATACGCATGAAAATAACATAA
- a CDS encoding sigma-54 interaction domain-containing protein, which yields MNLKENAAMDKTGIIGESDVLEDVFKVLNKVAPTDTTVLVTGESGTGKELLVRALHKNSPRNSKPFVPINCGAIPKELLESELFGHEKGAFTHAIRSRPGRFELADGGTVFLDEIGEMDLSLQVKILRFLQEKEFERVGGSRSLKVDVRVIAATNRDLEKEVELGNFREDLFYRLNVIPMILPPLRTRGKDVLLLADFFLNRFCEKSGCPKLKISSQAREMLMNYSWPGNVRELENFMERMTILCDGSQITPEDLPDKILLASGVEPQETRVEVRSFDWPVLSDMNERKMNLKEFLDKIEENLLIEALRTAEGVKNQAAEILGIKRTTLIEKLKKKQLN from the coding sequence ATGAATCTAAAGGAAAACGCAGCTATGGATAAGACTGGTATAATCGGCGAGAGCGACGTGCTCGAAGATGTGTTCAAGGTTCTAAACAAAGTAGCGCCGACAGATACTACTGTTCTGGTTACCGGAGAATCTGGCACCGGCAAGGAGCTTCTGGTCAGGGCGCTGCATAAAAACAGTCCCAGAAACAGCAAACCTTTCGTGCCCATCAATTGCGGAGCAATCCCAAAAGAACTCCTGGAGTCCGAGCTGTTTGGTCATGAAAAGGGTGCATTTACGCATGCCATCAGATCCAGGCCGGGCAGGTTTGAACTGGCAGATGGGGGCACTGTGTTTCTGGATGAAATCGGAGAAATGGACCTAAGTTTGCAAGTAAAGATTTTACGCTTTTTGCAGGAAAAAGAATTTGAAAGAGTTGGCGGTTCTCGTTCTCTTAAAGTGGATGTTCGCGTTATTGCTGCTACAAACAGAGATTTGGAAAAAGAAGTGGAACTGGGTAATTTCAGGGAAGACCTCTTTTACCGACTTAATGTCATTCCCATGATTTTGCCCCCTCTGCGTACAAGAGGCAAGGATGTACTTTTGCTGGCAGATTTTTTTCTCAACAGGTTCTGCGAAAAAAGTGGTTGTCCTAAGCTCAAGATTTCTTCACAGGCCAGAGAAATGCTTATGAATTATTCATGGCCGGGCAATGTTCGTGAACTGGAAAATTTCATGGAGAGAATGACCATTCTTTGTGATGGCAGCCAGATCACACCTGAAGATCTGCCGGATAAAATTTTGTTGGCAAGCGGGGTAGAGCCTCAAGAAACCAGGGTTGAAGTGAGAAGCTTTGATTGGCCGGTTCTAAGTGATATGAATGAAAGGAAAATGAATCTTAAAGAATTTCTTGATAAAATTGAAGAGAATCTGCTGATAGAGGCGTTACGTACTGCAGAGGGTGTCAAAAATCAGGCTGCTGAAATTCTGGGCATAAAGCGCACTACCTTGATTGAGAAGTTGAAAAAAAAGCAGCTTAATTGA
- a CDS encoding (Fe-S)-binding protein, which yields MSRQQTRNNCILCGRCMEVCPVFEITNLEEMSPRGRSYLLDKGSEHGVQLQDIINASRTCVGCGRCSRICPRGINLPEELSILKSSRPDWKIWFASRILRSNPKLLASAAKVQHILPGSLPLLPAESHAPATELLVLQDALQKQSGRAAVFPGCAARSLMPGLEKKALRILSSCGFEIADIHDWRCCGLPLSSAGLPGPAVKDLEHNLALWQNAGQPRIFTFCASCTHGLKNTALSPHDLSLGQKFKEAVFPLSSLLPSLHFVGNLSEDESLYWHQPCHGHKSTPAIFYSIFQQAGIYLNILDNQCCGMGGFFAMINSGLSAAIATRFMDKFKNTYKARVLTDCNGCALQLANHAPANIISDHWLEAIKI from the coding sequence ATGAGCAGGCAGCAGACACGAAATAACTGCATACTTTGCGGCAGGTGCATGGAAGTATGTCCGGTATTTGAGATTACCAACCTGGAGGAAATGAGCCCCCGGGGCAGATCATACCTGTTAGATAAGGGATCTGAGCATGGTGTTCAGCTGCAGGACATAATTAATGCTTCACGAACATGTGTAGGATGTGGCAGATGCTCGCGGATATGCCCACGGGGCATAAATTTGCCTGAGGAGCTGTCCATTCTCAAATCCAGCAGGCCGGACTGGAAAATATGGTTTGCTTCCAGGATTCTTCGTTCCAACCCCAAGCTCCTTGCCTCGGCCGCGAAAGTTCAGCACATCCTGCCTGGCAGCCTGCCACTTTTACCAGCTGAGAGTCATGCACCCGCAACCGAACTGCTCGTCCTTCAGGATGCATTACAAAAACAATCCGGCAGAGCGGCAGTCTTTCCAGGATGTGCAGCTCGATCATTAATGCCTGGCCTTGAGAAAAAGGCTCTAAGGATTTTAAGCAGTTGTGGATTTGAAATTGCTGATATACATGACTGGCGCTGCTGTGGCCTTCCTTTAAGTTCTGCTGGCTTGCCTGGTCCTGCAGTTAAAGACCTTGAGCACAATCTTGCTCTTTGGCAAAATGCGGGACAGCCTCGCATCTTTACTTTCTGCGCCTCTTGCACACATGGACTGAAAAATACCGCCCTTTCGCCTCATGACCTTAGTCTTGGTCAAAAATTCAAAGAAGCAGTGTTCCCCCTCAGTTCTTTACTGCCCAGCCTGCATTTTGTCGGCAATTTATCAGAGGATGAGTCTCTTTACTGGCACCAGCCCTGCCACGGACATAAGTCAACTCCCGCCATATTTTATTCTATTTTTCAACAGGCAGGTATTTATCTGAACATCCTGGACAATCAGTGCTGCGGAATGGGCGGTTTTTTTGCCATGATCAATTCCGGGTTAAGTGCTGCCATAGCAACCAGGTTTATGGACAAATTCAAGAATACATACAAGGCCCGAGTGCTCACGGACTGCAATGGCTGCGCTCTTCAGCTCGCTAATCATGCACCTGCAAATATCATATCTGACCACTGGCTTGAAGCAATTAAAATTTGA
- the panC gene encoding pantoate--beta-alanine ligase produces the protein MKLVNSISEMQNIGLSAIVGGQKLAFVPTMGFFHDGHLSLMRWAKEHADEVVVSLYVNPAQFAPNEDLDSYPRDIERDMELARDIGVDHMFFPSTRDLYPAGFDTWVEVPGLSRTLCGRSRPQHFRGVSTIVCKLLNIVRPFMAVFGQKDRQQLLIIEKMVKELNIPVLIEGRPTCREADGLAMSSRNSYLSTEQRNLAPHIYQGLRIIKDEVLSGNTNPLKLEQNLKEYYLHNIPGSEIDYIKIVDANTLEQPDLAGKNSFMAVAVRLGRARLIDNIVLG, from the coding sequence ATGAAGTTAGTTAACAGTATTTCTGAAATGCAGAACATAGGTCTGTCTGCCATTGTTGGCGGTCAAAAGCTGGCTTTTGTGCCCACCATGGGTTTTTTTCATGATGGGCATTTAAGTTTGATGCGCTGGGCAAAGGAGCACGCAGATGAGGTTGTAGTTTCATTATATGTTAATCCAGCGCAATTTGCCCCCAATGAAGATTTGGACAGTTATCCCAGGGATATCGAACGTGATATGGAGCTTGCTCGCGATATTGGTGTTGACCATATGTTTTTTCCATCCACCAGAGATCTTTATCCTGCCGGGTTTGATACCTGGGTCGAAGTGCCAGGTCTTTCCAGAACATTGTGCGGCCGATCCAGACCTCAGCATTTCAGAGGGGTTTCCACAATAGTATGCAAACTGTTAAATATTGTCCGTCCTTTCATGGCTGTTTTTGGACAGAAAGATCGGCAGCAATTGCTTATTATTGAGAAAATGGTCAAAGAGCTGAACATTCCAGTATTGATAGAAGGGCGTCCTACCTGTCGTGAAGCTGATGGTCTGGCCATGAGTTCCAGAAATTCCTATCTGAGCACAGAGCAAAGAAATCTTGCGCCACATATTTATCAGGGGCTCAGGATTATAAAAGATGAAGTGCTGTCTGGAAATACTAATCCCCTAAAATTGGAACAAAATCTCAAAGAATACTATCTTCATAATATTCCAGGGTCTGAGATAGACTATATTAAGATTGTTGACGCCAACACCTTAGAGCAACCGGACCTGGCCGGTAAAAATTCATTTATGGCTGTGGCAGTCAGGCTTGGAAGGGCCCGGCTTATTGACAATATTGTTTTGGGTTAG
- the amrB gene encoding AmmeMemoRadiSam system protein B: protein MNRQPVVAGQFYPGNEAALKDKVAGYLHGERDSQKTLLAMVPHAGYIFSGKVAGRTLARANLASRVVLLGPNHTGRGAKISVWPDGSWIIPGGEIKVDQELSSVLLGIDGFTADYDAHAGEHSLEVILPFLSVIRADFSMVPVAVSQTDLNNLLAAGKAIAHAVRQKDLEVSIVVSTDMSHYISHENASKVDAKALEQILELNPEGLYETVRANNISMCGVLPMVMGMACVKELGAKKAELVSYATSGEVNQDYSQVVGYAGMIIS, encoded by the coding sequence ATGAATAGACAGCCAGTAGTAGCAGGGCAGTTTTATCCTGGCAATGAAGCTGCACTGAAAGATAAGGTAGCTGGTTACTTACATGGAGAGCGTGACAGCCAGAAGACGCTGCTGGCCATGGTGCCTCACGCAGGTTATATTTTTTCCGGTAAAGTAGCAGGCCGGACTCTGGCCAGGGCTAATCTGGCATCCAGGGTAGTTCTGCTGGGTCCCAACCACACAGGACGGGGAGCAAAGATCTCGGTCTGGCCGGATGGATCCTGGATTATCCCAGGTGGCGAGATAAAAGTCGATCAGGAGTTGTCATCCGTGCTGCTGGGAATTGATGGTTTTACCGCAGATTATGATGCTCATGCGGGCGAACACTCATTAGAGGTTATCTTGCCATTTTTGTCCGTAATCAGGGCTGATTTTTCCATGGTCCCTGTAGCTGTATCTCAGACTGATCTTAACAATCTTCTGGCTGCTGGAAAGGCAATTGCCCATGCTGTCAGGCAGAAAGACCTGGAAGTGAGCATAGTTGTCAGTACTGATATGAGTCATTATATTTCGCATGAAAATGCCAGTAAAGTTGATGCCAAAGCTCTAGAACAGATCCTGGAACTTAATCCGGAAGGCTTGTATGAGACAGTACGCGCCAATAATATTTCCATGTGTGGAGTATTACCCATGGTAATGGGTATGGCATGCGTCAAGGAACTTGGAGCAAAGAAAGCCGAGCTTGTATCCTACGCCACTTCTGGAGAAGTGAATCAAGACTACTCACAGGTAGTGGGATATGCTGGAATGATCATCAGTTAA
- the eno gene encoding phosphopyruvate hydratase gives MSIISDILARQILDSRGNPTVEVEVLLESGLIGRASVPSGASTGTREAVELRDGEKEYGGKGVSKAIKNVLEDIGGELIGMDALRQVEIDEFMIDLDGTDNKSKLGANAILGVSMAVARAASKYSGLPLYQYIGGINSKIMPVPMMNIINGGAHAPNNLDIQEFMIMPLGAATFADALRMGTETFHALKSILSKDGLSTAVGDEGGFAPNLKSHSQAFEYIIKAIEEAGYQPGPEIALAIDAAASEFYKDGKYHFQGENLVMSADELSAYYKELMSKFPLVSIEDGHAEGDWEGWKKFTSLTEDSLVQIVGDDIFVTNPGILAEGIASGVGNSILIKLNQIGTLTETMDTIEMAKSSGYTTVISHRSGETEDSFIADLAVGTNAGQIKTGSLCRSDRLAKYNQLLRIEEELEDQAIYFGPAMALQWFGEE, from the coding sequence ATGAGTATAATATCAGACATTTTGGCAAGACAAATTCTTGACTCGAGAGGTAACCCCACTGTCGAAGTGGAGGTGTTGCTTGAATCAGGCCTTATCGGACGTGCTTCAGTTCCTTCCGGGGCTTCCACCGGCACCAGGGAAGCTGTAGAACTGCGTGACGGAGAAAAGGAGTACGGCGGCAAAGGAGTAAGCAAGGCAATCAAGAATGTTTTAGAGGATATCGGCGGCGAACTTATCGGCATGGACGCTTTGCGCCAGGTAGAAATTGATGAATTCATGATTGATCTGGACGGCACAGACAATAAGTCCAAACTGGGTGCCAATGCCATCCTCGGTGTTTCCATGGCTGTAGCCAGAGCTGCTTCCAAGTACTCAGGCCTGCCCCTTTATCAGTACATTGGCGGCATCAACTCCAAAATCATGCCTGTGCCCATGATGAACATAATCAATGGTGGTGCTCATGCCCCCAACAATCTGGATATTCAAGAATTTATGATCATGCCTCTTGGAGCTGCCACCTTTGCCGATGCATTGCGTATGGGCACTGAAACATTTCACGCTCTCAAGTCCATTCTTTCCAAGGATGGTTTATCAACGGCTGTAGGAGATGAAGGTGGCTTTGCTCCAAATCTCAAAAGCCACAGCCAGGCTTTTGAATATATTATAAAAGCCATTGAAGAGGCAGGATACCAGCCAGGGCCTGAAATTGCTCTTGCCATTGATGCTGCTGCTTCTGAGTTTTACAAAGATGGAAAATATCATTTTCAGGGTGAAAATCTGGTCATGTCTGCAGATGAGCTAAGCGCCTACTATAAAGAGTTAATGAGCAAATTTCCTTTAGTATCCATTGAAGACGGCCACGCAGAAGGAGACTGGGAAGGCTGGAAGAAGTTCACTTCTTTGACCGAGGATAGTCTTGTCCAGATAGTGGGAGATGACATCTTTGTGACCAATCCCGGAATTCTGGCCGAAGGCATTGCCTCAGGCGTAGGCAATTCCATTCTCATAAAGCTGAACCAGATAGGTACCCTTACAGAAACAATGGATACCATTGAGATGGCCAAATCTTCAGGTTATACTACTGTAATTTCCCATCGTTCAGGGGAAACTGAAGATTCATTTATCGCCGACCTGGCTGTAGGTACTAATGCCGGCCAGATAAAGACAGGCTCTCTATGCCGCAGCGACCGACTGGCTAAATATAATCAGCTGCTGCGCATCGAGGAAGAACTTGAAGACCAGGCCATCTATTTTGGACCGGCCATGGCCTTGCAATGGTTTGGTGAGGAATAA
- a CDS encoding tetratricopeptide repeat protein gives MIHIDSMALEYNWGSHPDHERVVFEFQGEKPGFDVLRTGRQELTLNLPADIWQRESQPSPGTFPESDLLERLDIHNSNIVLSTTTSSFGFISFVSQDNVVIDIFFDSFGDAWSDHDFVSAPLDLEPVPPPVPDDTPIEQPAVREILPRADGSPVVDQDEPPADESDVRHRLRMPVQMTTPEQVSLMQPDDEPGANIVRRSISRVESEPPPPEAEIQEPEVTEADPIAQEPAPEVVYPDLDYPEQVHDMYADRIFAAQAMMSGADFRPAVRLLESMLDDPELPEEHLKEVLYTYANANFQMLRSEMRDNYTDIVAPFERAINYDPNSPRVADALMNLGYINLRVGNEPEARGYFNLLRDSFPDDPNVPSTYFYWGDYFENQGLYEEAVEQFEYIIQEFPEDDLVQPAALALARTLSELDFHEDALDILDFIENRWPRYYIDDPDALIRAGYILYQNDKLDEARERFLHYINLRPDGEHVPVSMARIGDIYLLQGRRDAAREMHEETVRKYPDEEGGLIAAMRLAEEGIYDDPRLSDFDRPFSMRPRAIYRRISEEFPESPLASVALLKLAMWDIHHGYFNYIESLEAIERFYELYSHKELWPRALEIGFEAFSSVVAQDFPEKDFENIIETWETYSYLNEHPEMLSSEARVALASAYWHSDRAGEALALAQPLLDEPEIDEHNYAALSLLMSIYLETSDWESLKDLASHVRDWDLPRDDRLQVDYAEALAMQNTALEDEALPIWRRLAVERDFPGSQRAFALFFLAWDAFERSDYQNVYIFAQEALAQFMEQEEQNVNRIMTCLDMLIEATSKTGRVREALVWALEYENYITRDDPDWPAFQYRLARIYRMNNQFEQWERTLRRIIREFPDDMYSRMARSEINTRRLTSDAEQYRP, from the coding sequence ATGATTCATATTGACAGCATGGCGTTGGAATACAATTGGGGTTCTCATCCTGATCACGAGAGGGTTGTGTTTGAATTTCAGGGCGAGAAGCCTGGTTTCGATGTACTGCGTACTGGAAGGCAGGAGCTGACTCTTAATCTCCCTGCCGATATATGGCAAAGAGAATCTCAGCCATCCCCTGGTACCTTTCCTGAATCGGACCTTTTGGAAAGGCTCGATATTCACAACAGCAATATTGTACTATCCACCACTACCAGTTCATTTGGCTTTATTTCATTTGTCAGTCAGGATAATGTAGTTATTGATATTTTTTTTGATTCCTTTGGCGATGCCTGGAGTGACCATGATTTTGTGTCGGCTCCTCTCGACCTGGAGCCTGTACCCCCGCCAGTTCCAGATGATACTCCCATAGAGCAGCCTGCAGTCAGGGAAATTTTACCTCGAGCAGATGGATCCCCGGTTGTGGATCAAGATGAGCCCCCCGCAGATGAATCGGATGTCAGACATCGCCTCAGGATGCCTGTTCAAATGACAACTCCGGAACAAGTCAGTTTGATGCAGCCCGATGATGAGCCTGGAGCCAATATTGTCAGGCGGTCCATCAGCAGGGTTGAGTCTGAGCCTCCCCCCCCTGAAGCAGAAATTCAAGAACCAGAAGTAACGGAAGCTGATCCAATAGCACAAGAGCCTGCCCCTGAAGTTGTTTATCCAGATCTTGATTATCCTGAACAAGTACACGATATGTATGCTGACCGTATTTTTGCGGCTCAGGCCATGATGAGCGGGGCTGATTTCAGGCCGGCAGTCAGATTGCTCGAAAGCATGCTTGATGATCCGGAATTGCCAGAAGAGCATCTTAAAGAAGTTCTTTATACCTATGCCAATGCTAACTTTCAAATGCTCAGATCAGAGATGAGAGACAACTACACTGATATTGTGGCGCCATTTGAGAGAGCAATAAATTATGATCCCAACTCTCCAAGGGTGGCGGATGCCTTGATGAATCTGGGCTATATTAACCTCAGGGTTGGTAATGAACCTGAAGCCAGGGGCTATTTCAACCTTTTAAGAGACAGTTTCCCTGATGACCCCAATGTTCCATCTACATATTTTTACTGGGGGGATTATTTCGAGAATCAGGGACTTTATGAGGAGGCTGTTGAGCAGTTTGAATATATTATCCAGGAATTTCCTGAGGATGATCTTGTGCAGCCGGCTGCTCTGGCCCTGGCCAGGACGTTGAGTGAGCTGGATTTTCATGAAGACGCCCTGGATATTCTTGACTTTATTGAAAACAGATGGCCAAGGTATTACATTGATGATCCGGATGCACTCATTCGTGCCGGATATATTTTGTACCAGAATGACAAGCTGGATGAAGCCAGAGAAAGATTTCTGCACTATATTAATCTCAGGCCGGATGGCGAACACGTGCCAGTTTCCATGGCCAGGATTGGAGATATTTATCTGCTGCAGGGCAGAAGGGATGCTGCGAGAGAGATGCATGAGGAAACCGTGCGCAAGTATCCGGATGAAGAGGGCGGGTTGATTGCGGCTATGCGTCTGGCTGAAGAGGGGATATACGATGATCCCAGATTGAGTGATTTTGATCGTCCCTTTTCCATGCGGCCCAGGGCCATTTACAGAAGAATAAGTGAGGAGTTCCCTGAAAGTCCGCTGGCATCGGTAGCGCTTCTCAAACTGGCCATGTGGGATATACATCATGGCTATTTCAATTATATAGAATCATTAGAGGCAATCGAAAGGTTTTACGAGCTTTACTCTCACAAGGAGCTCTGGCCCAGAGCCTTAGAAATAGGTTTTGAAGCCTTTTCCTCGGTGGTGGCCCAGGATTTTCCAGAAAAAGATTTTGAGAATATAATAGAAACATGGGAGACTTACTCCTATCTGAACGAGCATCCAGAAATGCTCAGCAGTGAGGCCAGAGTCGCCCTGGCCAGTGCTTACTGGCATAGTGACAGGGCAGGGGAGGCCCTGGCCCTGGCGCAACCGCTTCTTGATGAACCAGAAATTGACGAGCACAACTATGCGGCTTTATCACTCTTAATGAGTATTTATCTTGAAACATCAGACTGGGAAAGCCTCAAGGATCTGGCATCTCATGTACGAGACTGGGACCTTCCCAGGGATGACAGACTGCAGGTAGATTATGCTGAAGCTCTGGCTATGCAGAATACTGCGTTGGAAGATGAAGCGCTGCCTATCTGGAGACGACTGGCAGTAGAAAGGGATTTTCCAGGAAGTCAGCGGGCTTTTGCATTGTTTTTCCTGGCCTGGGATGCCTTTGAAAGGTCTGACTATCAGAATGTATATATTTTTGCCCAGGAAGCGTTGGCTCAGTTCATGGAACAGGAAGAGCAAAATGTAAACCGTATCATGACCTGCCTTGATATGCTTATAGAAGCCACCTCCAAAACCGGCAGGGTGCGGGAAGCTCTGGTCTGGGCCCTTGAATATGAAAACTATATCACCAGAGACGACCCTGACTGGCCGGCTTTTCAATACCGGCTGGCCAGAATTTACAGGATGAACAATCAATTCGAGCAATGGGAGAGAACATTGCGCAGAATTATAAGAGAGTTTCCAGATGATATGTACAGCCGAATGGCTCGCTCTGAAATTAATACCAGAAGATTGACAAGTGATGCTGAACAGTATCGTCCATAA